In Chroicocephalus ridibundus chromosome 4, bChrRid1.1, whole genome shotgun sequence, one genomic interval encodes:
- the AIP gene encoding AH receptor-interacting protein isoform X1, giving the protein MAQQVEQLRADGVHKEVLREGTGPLPDFRDGTKATFHYRTLRCGDEETPLDDSRARGKPMELIAGKKFKLPVWEAALRTMRPGERARFRCEAKHVVLYPLVSKSLRNIAAGKDPLEGQRHCCSIAQLHDHYSLGYPDLDELQKNPQPLIFDIEVLKVEAPGSYQQDPWAMTDEEKLQAVPLIHKEGNELYRQGKVQEAAAKYYDAIACLKNLQMKEQPGSPDWIELDQKITPLLLNYCQCKLQCEEYYEVLDHCSSILNKYEDNVKAYFKRGKAHAAVWNVTEAQADFAKVLALDPSLRPVVSKELRSLEARLREKDAEDKIRFKGIFSQ; this is encoded by the exons GCCACCTTCCACTACCGGACGCTgcggtgcggggatgaggagacGCCGCTGGACGACAGCCGGGCGCGGGGGAAGCCCATGGAGCTGATCGCCGGCAAGAAGTTCAAGCTGCCGGTGTGGGAGGCGGCCCTGCGCACCATGCGGCCGGGCGAGCGGGCCCGCTTCCGCTGCGAGGCCAAG cacGTGGTGCTCTACCCGCTGGTGTCCAAGAGCCTGCGCAACATCGCGGCGGGGAAGGACCCGCTGGAGGGGCAGCGGCACTGCTGCAGCATCGCCCAGCTGCACGACCACTACTCCCTGGGCTACCCCGACCTCGACGAGCTCCAGAAGAACCCCCAGCCCCTCATCTTCGACATCGaagtgctcaag GTGGAGGCACCCGGCTCCTACCAGCAGGACCCATGGGCCATGACGGACGAGGAGAAGCTACAGGCCGTACCCCTGATCCACAAGGAAGGCAACGAGCTGTACCGGCAGGGCAAggtgcaggaggcagctgccAAATACTACGATGCCATCGCCTGTCTCAAGAACCTGCAGATGAAG gagcagcctggctctCCGGACTGGATCGAGCTGGACCAGAAGATCACCCCCCTGCTGTTAAATTACTGCCAATGCAAGCTGCAGTGTGAGGAGTACTATGAGGTGCTGGATCACTGCTCCTCCATCCTCAACAAGTACGAGG ACAACGTCAAGGCCTACTTCAAGCGGGGGAAGGCCCACGCGGCCGTGTGGAACGTGACGGAGGCACAGGCTGACTTCGCCAAAGTGCTGGCCCTCGACCCCTCGCTGCGCCCCGTCGTCTCCAAGGAGCTGCGGAGCCTGGAAGCCCGCCTGCGGGAGAAGGACGCTGAGGACAAGATCCGCTTCAAGGGCATCTTCTCCCAGTAG